A window of Apium graveolens cultivar Ventura chromosome 8, ASM990537v1, whole genome shotgun sequence contains these coding sequences:
- the LOC141678213 gene encoding glucan endo-1,3-beta-glucosidase, basic isoform-like translates to MRSRIHVLLFLLSLLCAGFLQITSGSRLLNEQQVGTQLPCGQQVAGQQACNQQPSDQQPGVQQGQQQPGVQGQQPQQPGNQQGQQPGNQQQGQGQQPGNQQGQQQPGNQQGQQQQPGNQQGQPGQQPGNQQGQAQQPGNQQGQQPGNQQGQQPGNQQGQPGQQPGNQQGQAQQPGNQQGQQPGQQGQQTQPVGICHGTFADNQPSSQEAVSLVQSTGIRRFRLYGPDHNALQSLRNTGIEVVLGVPNEQLQSIASSQNNANQWVQTNVQNYQDVKFRFIVVGNGITPAHDQTSQFAQFVLPAMQNIQNAISACGLQNKMRVTTAIDQSEILSQSYPPSQGQFRPEVRQFIDPIIQFLVNNNNVPLLVNLHPYFSYVHNKADIPPELESSGKGGQHPRLEYATFQRSDAIVQDGQLGYTNVFDAMVDSVHSALEKAGGSSLDVVVSEIGWPTAGGDAASVEIASTHNNKLIDHVLNNGTPKRPQKRIETYIFNLFDENKRDSEEFERHWGVFWNNKQAKYQINFQSQ, encoded by the exons ATGAGGTCCAGGATCCATGTTTTATTGTTTCTGCTTTCCTTGCTCTGCGCAGGTTTCCTGCAGATTACGTCAG GTTCCCGTCTACTGAATGAGCAACAAGTAGGTACCCAGCTACCTTGTGGACAACAAGTTGCAGGCCAGCAGGCTTGTAACCAGCAACCTAGTGATCAGCAGCCCGGAGTCCAGCAAGGCCAGCAGCAACCTGGAGTCCAAGGCCAGCAGCCTCAACAACCAGGAAATCAACAAGGACAACAACCAGGTAATCAGCAGCAGGGACAAGGACAACAACCAGGAAACCAACAAGGACAACAACAACCAGGAAATCAACAAGGACAACAACAACAACCAGGAAACCAACAAGGCCAACCAGGACAGCAACCAGGTAACCAGCAAGGACAAGCTCAACAACCAGGAAACCAACAAGGACAACAACCAGGAAATCAACAAGGACAACAACCAGGAAACCAACAAGGCCAACCAGGACAGCAACCAGGGAACCAGCAAGGACAAGCTCAACAACCAGGAAACCAACAAGGACAACAACCCGGGCAACAAGGCCAGCAAACACAACCAGTAGGTATCTGTCATGGGACATTTGCTGACAATCAACCATCATCCCAAGAAGCTGTCTCTCTTGTCCAATCTACCGGGATACGAAGATTCAGACTTTATGGCCCCGACCATAATGCTTTGCAGTCCCTTAGAAACACCGGGATTGAAGTTGTGCTTGGTGTCCCCAACGAGCAACTTCAATCAATTGCCTCTTCCCAAAATAACGCTAATCAGTGGGTCCAGACTAATGTCCAAAACTATCAAGACGTTAAGTTCAGGTTCATTGTTGTTGGAAATGGAATAACACCTGCCCACGACCAAACTTCCCAGTTTGCACAATTTGTCCTTCCGGCCATGCAAAACATTCAGAATGCAATTTCAGCGTGTGGATTACAAAACAAAATGAGAGTCACCACTGCCATTGATCAGTCCGAGATTCTTAGCCAATCTTATCCACCATCACAAGGTCAATTCAGGCCTGAAGTCAGACAATTTATCGATCCCATTATCCAATTCCTGGTAAATAACAACAATGTACCTTTGCTAGTAAACCTTCACCCTTATTTTAGCTATGTCCACAACAAGGCAGATATTCCTCCAGAGTTGGAATCATCTGGTAAAGGTGGACAGCATCCACGACTTGAATATGCTACTTTCCAGAGGTCAGATGCAATTGTACAAGATGGACAACTTGGCTACACAAATGTTTTTGACGCCATGGTAGACAGTGTACACTCCGCACTAGAGAAGGCCGGTGGATCATCTTTGGACGTGGTCGTATCGGAAATTGGATGGCCAACTGCTGGTGGTGATGCAGCTTCTGTTGAAATTGCATCCACTCATAACAACAAGCTCATTGACCATGTGCTCAACAACGGAACTCCTAAAAGGCCTCAGAAACGTATTGAGACTTACATTTTCAATTTGTTTGATGAGAACAAGAGGGATAGTGAAGAGTTTGAGAGGCACTGGGGAGTCTTCTGGAACAACAAGCAAGCCAAATACCAGATAAATTTTCAATCTCAGTAA